The Colletotrichum higginsianum IMI 349063 chromosome 2, whole genome shotgun sequence genome has a segment encoding these proteins:
- a CDS encoding NAD dependent epimerase/dehydratase, whose protein sequence is MRLTPDQRALEGAPAEAEASPTPGQPARAATGKRVVFTGGSGVIGPWVIQELLRHGHEVLNLDIVPLDNPAVHTMKCDVTDVGQVYSALHTQIHLTQPLAKAAVPDAVIHFAGYARPMLAPDNEVFRANIAGIHNVVEAACKLGIKKVILASSMTVYGVTFAEGRRAFASFPIDEGVECNPTDSYALSKLLGETVARSYATRFGVDIYCLRIGPIVEPQDYAAAFAAYLGRPEAWDVHGWSYTDPRDLGQMCHRCLESDGLGWQVFNATNDEMTNDEKTAEFLARVSPSTPFTREMGEHEAPISNRKIQEMLGFKEEHPWRRHYPAPE, encoded by the coding sequence ATGCGTCTTACACCGGACCAACGGGCTCTAGAGGGAGCtccggccgaggccgaggccagtCCGACACCCGGTCAGCCGGCACGGGCTGCCACGGGCAAACGGGTCGTCTTCACCGGCGGCTCCGGCGTCATCGGCCCCTGGGTGATCCAGGAGCTGCTGCGGCACGGCCACGAGGTCCTCaacctcgacatcgtcccGCTCGACAACCCGGCCGTCCACACGATGAAGTGCGACGTGACGGACGTCGGCCAGGTGTACAGCGCGCTGCACACGCAGATCCACCTGACGCAGCCCCTGGCCAAGGCCGCGGTCCCGGACGCCGTCATCCACTTCGCCGGCTACGCGCGGCCGATGCTGGCGCCGGACAACGAGGTGTTCCGGGCCAACATCGCGGGCATCcacaacgtcgtcgaggcggcgtgCAAGCTGGGCATCAAAAAGGTCATACTCGCCAGCAGCATGACCGTCTACGGCGTCACCTTCGCCGAGGGCCGCCGCGCCTTCGCGTCCTTCCccatcgacgagggcgtcgagtgCAACCCGACCGACTCGTACGCGCTGTCGAAGCTGCTGGGCGAGACGGTGGCGCGGAGCTACGCCACCcgcttcggcgtcgacatctACTGCCTGCGCATCGGCCCCATCGTCGAGCCGCAGGACTACGCCGCGGCCTTTGCCGCCTATCTCGGCCGGCCCGAGGCGTGGGACGTCCACGGCTGGTCGTACACGGACCCGAGGGACCTCGGCCAGATGTGCCACCGTTGTCTCGAGTCGGACGGCCTGGGTTGGCAGGTGTTCAACGCCACCAACGACGAGATGACCaacgacgagaagacggccgagttcCTGGCCCGCGTGagcccctcgacgcccttcACCCGGGAGATGGGCGAGCACGAGGCGCCCATCTCGAACCGGAAGATCCAGGAGATGCTGGGGTTCAAGGAAGAACATCCCTGGAGGCGACACTATCCAGCTCCGGAGTGA